Proteins encoded together in one Prunus dulcis chromosome 3, ALMONDv2, whole genome shotgun sequence window:
- the LOC117621154 gene encoding uncharacterized protein LOC117621154, with amino-acid sequence MSEAEIREGELPAEAEIPEEELPAEAEIPEGELPAEAEIPEGELPAETEIPEGELPAETLRTTLREQGPDEAKAERSSGSENRPSRLAPLDFGQEFFKTSLEDILHEHSVSARGRVYDDISFNAAKLKLQSLMFPRMTIGNSGIMHFLIPGPLMGMIAFKDFLDACMGVFAHSGMSAAEFVVLNGPGIGRIAFKRG; translated from the exons ATGAGTGAGGCTGAGATCCGTGAGGGAGAACTCCCCGCTGAGGCTGAGATCCCTGAGGAGGAACTCCCGGCTGAGGCTGAGATCCCTGAGGGAGAACTCCCGGCTGAGGCTGAGATCCCTGAGGGAGAACTCCCGGCTGAGACTGAGATCCCTGAGGGAGAACTGCCGGCTGAGACGCTTCGCACAACTCtgag GGAACAGGGACCTGATGAGGCTAAAGCTGAGAGGTCGTCTGGATCAGAGAATCGACCTTCaag GTTAGCTCCTTTGGATTTTGGACAAGAATTCTTCAAGACCTCACTTGAAGATATTCTTCACGAGCACTCTGTGAGCGCCAGGGGCAGGGTTTATGATGATATTAGTTTTAATGCTGCCAAGCTGAAACTGCAGTCCCTGATGTTTCCCAGGATGACTATTGGGAACTCTGGGATTATGCATTTTTTAATTCCGGGGCCTCTGATGGGTATGATAGCGTTCAAAGACTTTTTGGATGCGTGCATGGGTGTTTTTGCCCACTCTGGAATGAGTGCGGCTGAATTTGTTGTGCTGAATGGTCCTGGAATTGGTCGCATTGCATTTAAAAGGG GCTGA
- the LOC117621141 gene encoding uncharacterized protein LOC117621141 isoform X1 — translation MLLLFFFIFGKPEVLHFRPNVFGEMMRVLTTPSEDVEDAINWFFSGVEPDISLHMRMLMNKSIRAAQAALNCIRKAKQNLGKSPRPRVVIVSDTPPLVKNITPNINKFAEVIHFDYELFKGNISDSRKGMHSLDFGMKDWGPAPGWIAFVDFFLASRAKYAGASADHRRVGTTYAQLIAALAAANNPGTYIHVVFGSFPLTKVAQTSKCCNVHSILSFSGDKPTGSNFAFLSSFQGDLLREGLRFQIGWGHVWNRFAGPLAPLPPCPLGCHNQPNQCPFTQLLPPAWWDGLWQFPLPRDIKKLAEYGIQLSRFGTIDENYLDTFCSTRKVVVKTVPFLL, via the exons ATGCtgcttctatttttttttatatttggaaAGCCGGAGGTTCTCCATTTTCGGCCTAATGTATTTGGGGAGATGATGAGAGTGCTTACAACTCCTTCTGAGGATGTTGAGGATGCCATCAATTGGTTTTTTAGTGGAGTGGAACCTGATATTTCACTGCACATGCGAATGCTCATGAATAA GTCTATCAGAGCTGCACAGGCAGCATTGAACTGCATCAGAAAAGCTAAGCAAAATCTTGGCAAATCACCAAGACCCAGGGTAGTCATAGTGTCAGATACTCCCCCTCTCGTGAAAAATATTACaccaaatataaataaatttgcagAG GTCATTCATTTTGATTATGAACTTTTCAAAGGAAATATATCTGATAGCAGAAAGGGGATGCACAGTTTAGATTTTGGAATGAAAGATTGGGGCCCAGCGCCTGGATGGATTGCCTTTGTAGACTTTTTTCTTGCATCACGTGCAAAATATGCTGGCGCGTCCGCGGATCACAGGCGTGTTGGGACGACATATGCACAGTTAATTGCAGCACTGGCTGCAGCAAACAATCCTGGTACTTACATACATGTAGTGTTTGGATCATTTCCTCTTACAAAAGTTGCTCAAACCTCAAAGTGTTGTAATGTTCATTCTATTCTATCTTTCTCAGGCGACAAACCAACTGGTTCTAATTTTGCATTTTTAAGTAGCTTTCAAGGTGATTTGTTGAGAGAAGGTTTAAGATTTCAGATTGGTTGGGGGCATGTGTGGAACAGATTTGCAGGTCCCCTTGCCCCCTTGCCCCCTTGCCCCCTTGGGTGTCATAACCAGCCCAATCAATGTCCTTTCACACAGCTTCTCCCTCCGGCATGGTGGGATGGCCTTTGGCAATTCCCCCTTCCAAGGGATATCAAGAAGTTGGCGGAGTACGGCATCCAGTTATCGAGGTTTGGCACAATTGATGAAAATTATCTTGACACTTTTTGTAGCACAAGGAAGGTTGTGGTGAAAACTGTTCCATTCCTTTTGTAA
- the LOC117621141 gene encoding uncharacterized protein LOC117621141 isoform X2, which yields MLLLFFFIFGKPEVLHFRPNVFGEMMRVLTTPSEDVEDAINWFFSGVEPDISLHMRMLMNKSIRAAQAALNCIRKAKQNLGKSPRPRVVIVSDTPPLVKNITPNINKFAEVIHFDYELFKGNISDSRKGMHSLDFGMKDWGPAPGWIAFVDFFLASRAKYAGASADHRRVGTTYAQLIAALAAANNPGDKPTGSNFAFLSSFQGDLLREGLRFQIGWGHVWNRFAGPLAPLPPCPLGCHNQPNQCPFTQLLPPAWWDGLWQFPLPRDIKKLAEYGIQLSRFGTIDENYLDTFCSTRKVVVKTVPFLL from the exons ATGCtgcttctatttttttttatatttggaaAGCCGGAGGTTCTCCATTTTCGGCCTAATGTATTTGGGGAGATGATGAGAGTGCTTACAACTCCTTCTGAGGATGTTGAGGATGCCATCAATTGGTTTTTTAGTGGAGTGGAACCTGATATTTCACTGCACATGCGAATGCTCATGAATAA GTCTATCAGAGCTGCACAGGCAGCATTGAACTGCATCAGAAAAGCTAAGCAAAATCTTGGCAAATCACCAAGACCCAGGGTAGTCATAGTGTCAGATACTCCCCCTCTCGTGAAAAATATTACaccaaatataaataaatttgcagAG GTCATTCATTTTGATTATGAACTTTTCAAAGGAAATATATCTGATAGCAGAAAGGGGATGCACAGTTTAGATTTTGGAATGAAAGATTGGGGCCCAGCGCCTGGATGGATTGCCTTTGTAGACTTTTTTCTTGCATCACGTGCAAAATATGCTGGCGCGTCCGCGGATCACAGGCGTGTTGGGACGACATATGCACAGTTAATTGCAGCACTGGCTGCAGCAAACAATCCTG GCGACAAACCAACTGGTTCTAATTTTGCATTTTTAAGTAGCTTTCAAGGTGATTTGTTGAGAGAAGGTTTAAGATTTCAGATTGGTTGGGGGCATGTGTGGAACAGATTTGCAGGTCCCCTTGCCCCCTTGCCCCCTTGCCCCCTTGGGTGTCATAACCAGCCCAATCAATGTCCTTTCACACAGCTTCTCCCTCCGGCATGGTGGGATGGCCTTTGGCAATTCCCCCTTCCAAGGGATATCAAGAAGTTGGCGGAGTACGGCATCCAGTTATCGAGGTTTGGCACAATTGATGAAAATTATCTTGACACTTTTTGTAGCACAAGGAAGGTTGTGGTGAAAACTGTTCCATTCCTTTTGTAA
- the LOC117621144 gene encoding uncharacterized protein LOC117621144 has translation MSRLAAAQLHAQRWSTSAGTSEIRSVSSSTGASEYRFLFTGVNQREDVRISLDSIPRDRFKICIDYEERTRVFQWIPGEHVPVELPYATTYHLLAERSFYVPMRDVKQFSSRPKWTHVLAYHLSKIGVPQGAQPALIVRILDYIEEADNDSFELPILVHIVDGTYHYLRLDHDNDILDRVMRQSSEAYRAMLIPAAQSSIQGLENVRLDDPTLAPSSACIICMEGLLLDHHDDHHSDNINVVPASQDEDDDHDQDQGQGVDRHRPPMMIKRLPCLHQFHEDCIVPWLQINHLCPLCRYPLEVRESSKPKRRRLS, from the coding sequence ATGAGCAGGTTAGCTGCTGCTCAGTTACACGCACAGAGATGGAGCACGTCAGCTGGTACTTCCGAAATACGGAGCGTCAGCAGCTCAACTGGTGCTTCCGAGTACCGTTTTTTATTTACCGGTGTGAATCAAAGAGAAGATGTAAGAATCTCATTAGACTCAATTCCCAGGGACAGGTTCAAAATCTGTATAGATTATGAAGAGAGAACTCGAGTCTTCCAGTGGATTCCTGGTGAGCATGTTCCAGTAGAACTTCCTTATGCTACTACATACCACCTCCTTGCTGAGAGGAGTTTCTATGTCCCTATGCGTGATGTCAAGCAATTTTCATCAAGGCCTAAATGGACGCATGTCTTGGCTTATCATCTTTCCAAGATCGGTGTCCCACAAGGTGCGCAGCCAGCTCTTATTGTAAGAATACTTGATTACATTGAAGAGGCCGACAACGACAGCTTTGAGTTGCCTATTCTTGTGCATATTGTGGATGGCACTTATCACTATCTGAGGTTGGACCACGACAACGACATCCTTGATAGGGTTATGAGGCAATCCTCGGAAGCCTACAGGGCCATGCTTATTCCTGCAGCTCAATCATCCATTCAGGGCTTGGAGAATGTGAGGCTTGATGATCCTACTTTGGCCCCGTCGTCCGCATGTATTATTTGTATGGAGGGCCTCCTCCTTGATCATCATGATGATCATCACTCTGATAATATTAATGTCGTCCCTGCTTCacaagatgaagatgatgaccATGATCAAGATCAAGGTCAAGGGGTTGATCGTCATCGTCCACCAATGATGATCAAACGCTTGCCCTGCTTACACCAGTTTCATGAAGATTGCATCGTCCCGTGGCTGCAGATCAATCACTTGTGTCCCCTGTGCCGATACCCGCTGGAAGTGCGCGAGTCATCAAAACCCAAACGAAGGAGATTATCATGA